The genomic window CGTGGAGGACGACGCCGCCGTCCTCACCGGTGGTCGTCGACCACTGCGACAGGCCGCGGTAGCGACCGTCGCGTGCCGCCCAGGCGTGGCAGCCGGCCTCGATGGCGCGGGTGTCGTTGCCGACGGAGAGGACGACGGCGTGGACGCCGTTCATAACGCCCTTGTTGTGCGTGACGGCACGGTGGACGTCCACCTGGGCGAGGTCGGAGGCCATCGCGATCCGACGCGCCTGCTCGGCGCCGAGACCCTCGAGGACGGCGCGTCCCTCGGCCGAGTCCGCGGTGGGACCGCCCTCGGCCCCGACGCCGGCCGCGGCGGCGTCGCGTCGGGAGACGAGGACGTGCGCGGGCACGTCGCAGGACACGGTGACGAGGGACTCCGTGGCGTCGTTGGAGATGATCGCCATGAGGACCTCCTCGCGCGGCAGACGCTCGCGCAGGAGATCGGCGACGGCCTCGGCGATCGCGTCGACGATGTTGGCGCCCTGGGCGTCGCGGACGTCGACGAGGAGGTCGACGCACACGAAGGCGCGGGCGCGTGCTCCGTCGGCGCTCGTGCCGTCGGGGCCGGCGACCTCGCGCACGCGCACCTCGCGCAGGCCGCCGCCGCGCTTGAGGATCGAGGGGTAGGCCTGCGCCGCGGCGGCGTCGATCTCAGGGCGCAGCGCGGTGACCATCGCCGGGAGGTCCTCGGCGACCGGGTTCACGAGGACGACCTGCCCGATCATGAGGCGGCCGGGCACCTCGGTGCGGAAGCCGCCCGCGCCGCGCACGATCCGCGCCCCGTTCGAGGCGGCGGCGACGACGCTCGCCTCCTCCGTCGTCATCGGGACCGTCCAGGACCGGCCGTCGACGACGAGGCCGGGAAGCACACCGAGGGGCAGGTGGGTCTGCCCGACCTGGTTCTCGATGAGGCCGGCCGCCGTGTCCGCGTCCAGACCGAGCGGAGAGGCGAGGACCTCGGCGTCTGTGGGGGAGAGGACGCCGTCGGCCACGAGCCGGTCGCGGCGCTCGGCCGGGCTCAGGCGGTAGAAGGGGACAGCGGTTCCGGCGTCGGCACCCTCGGCGCCGGCTGCGTCGTCGGTTCCGGCGAGCCCGGCCGGCCGCTCGAGGAGAGCCGCGAGCCCGAGCCCGCCGCCCACGCACAGGGAGGCGACGCCGCGGGACTGGCCTTCGCGCACCATCCGGTGCGCCAGCGTGACGAGGAGGCGCACGCCCGTCGAGCCGAGCGGGTGGCCGAGCGCGATGGCGCCGCCGTCGGGGTTGACCCGCTCGGGCTCGAGGCCGAGCTCGCGCGTGGCCGCGACCGTCGTCACCGCGAAGGCCTCGTTGACCTCCCAGGAGTCGACGTCGCCGACGGCGTGCCCGCTGCGCTCCAGGAGCGCCGGGATCGCGAAGCGCGGCGCGATGCCCATGACCGCCGGGTCGATGGCGATCTCCTCGTAGTCGCTGAGCCGCGCGAGAACCGGCAGGCCGTGCTCGCGGGCGTAGGAGGCGGAGGTCAGGACGACGGCGGAGGCGCCGTCGGTGACCGGGGAGGCGTTGGCGGCGGTGACGACGCCGTCCTCGGAGAACACGGGGGACAGGGCGCCGATGCCCTCGGCGGTGGAGCCGCCGCGGATGGGCTCGTCAGCCGTCATGAGGGTGCCGTCGGTCAGCTCGACCGGCACGATCTCCGCGTCGAAGGCCCCGGTCGCGGTGGCCGCGGCGGCGCGCTGCTGGGAGGCGAGGGCCCAGGCGTCCTGGGAGGCCCGGTCGATCCGCCAGCGCTGGGAGACCTCCTCCGCCGTCAGCCCCATGGGCATGCCGGAGAAGGCGTCCTCGAGGGCGTCCGTCATGAGGGAGGGACGGGCCTCGCCGTAGGAGCGGGTCTCGGCGTCGTAGGCGGAGACGAGCGGTGCGCGGGTCATGGACTCGGTGCCCGCGGCGACGACGACCTCGGCGCGACCCAGCTGGATGAGCTGGGCCGCGAGCACGACGGCCTTGAGGCCGGAGCCGCAGACCTCGTTGACGGTCGTGGCGGGCACCTCGTGCGCCAGTCCCGCGCCGAGGGAGACCTGCCGGGCGACGTTCTGCCCGGAGCCTGCCTGGATGACGTTGCCGACGATGACCTGGGCGACGTCCTCGCGCACCGCGGGCACGGCGTCGAGGGCGCCGCGGACGGCGAGCACGCCCAGGTCGACGGCGCTGCGGTCCGCCAGGGCCCCGCGCCGCCTCCCCATGGGGGTGCGGACGGCCGCGACGAGCACGACGTCGGCGTCCTCCAACGGGGCCGGCACCGCGGTGGAGCCGATGGTCACGGACCCGTCGTCGGCCTTCCGAGCGGTGCGTGCATCGTCCATGGCGTCCCCCGTCCTGAGAAGATATCCGGCGTAGTCTAGGGCACTCGGGCCACCCTGGTCCACCCCGCCGCGCGACCCGCGGCGGCGCCCGCACCACGGTCACCGGACCGCGCCGACGACGGCGCCGGCCGGTGACGACGCCACACCACTGGAGGATCCCGTGCCCATCGGAATCGACGCCCTCGAGATCGCCACCCCCGGCCTCTACCTGCCGATGACGGACCTGGCCCTCGCCCGCGACGTCGATCCCGCCAAGTTCCACGTCGGCCTCGGTCAGGACGAGATGGCCGTCGCCCCGGCCACGGTGGACGCCGTCACCCTGGGTGCCCGCGCCGCCGCCGCCGTCCTCGAGCGCACGGAGCAGGCCGACCGCGACGCCCTCGGCCTCATCGTGCTCGGCACCGAGTCCGGCGTCGACGCCTCCAAGGCCATGGCAGTCATGGTCCACGGGCTCCTCGCCGAGGAGTACTCCCTGCCCGACGCCGTGCGCGCCTTCGACCTGCGCGAGGCCTGCTACGGCGGCACCGCCGGGCTCCTCACCGCGGTGGACTACGTGGCCGCCCACCCCGGCCGCACCGCCCTCGTCATCGCCTCCGATCTCGCCCGCTACGGCCTGCGCACGGGCGGCGAGCCCACCCAGGGCGCCGGCGCCGTCGCCGTGCTCGTGCGCGAGGACCCCCGCCTCCTCGCCATCGACCCGGCCACGACGGCCGTCACCACTGACGTCTACGACTTCTGGCGGCCCGAGGGCGAGGACGTGCCGCGCGTCGACGGCAAGCTCTCCAACGAGTGCTACATGGAGACCTTCACCCGCGCCTGGGAGGCGCACGTCGCCGCCACCGGCCTCGACCTGGCCGACTACGCGGCCCTGTGCTTCCACCTGCCCTACACGAAGATGGGGCGCAAGGCGCTGGCCCGCGTCCTCACCCCGGAGCAGGCCGCCGAGCGCGGTCTCACCCGCATCCACGAGCGCTACGAGGAGTCCATCGCCTACTCGCGGCGGATCGGCAACTGCTACACCGCCTCCCTGTGGCTGGGCGTCGCCTCGCTGCTCGACGCCGGGAGCGTCGCCGCGGGGGACCGCCTGGCGCTCTTCTCCTACGGCTCCGGCGCCGTCGGCGAGCTCATCACCGCCGCCGTCGCCGAGGGCTTCGAGAAGCGCCGCGACCCCGCCGCGCAGCGCGCCCGCCTCGACGCGCGCACCGCGCTCACCGTCGAGGAGTACGAGCAGGTCCTCACCGAGTCCCTCGCCCCCGCCGGCGAGGGCACCAGCGGCACCGCCTTCGTCGACGACGGTCCCTACTCGCTCACGGGCGTCGACGGCGGCATCCGCCGCTACCGCGGCCCGCGCGGCTGAGCCGGGGCCCCGCCGGCCTGTGCGGATCCGTGCGGCGCGGCCGCGCGGCCGACGGGCACGTGCTCCGGAGGAGAGATCCGGAGCACGGCGCGGGCGGAGCGCCGAGCCGCTAGCATCGGCCCTCGTGCACAACCCCGATCCCACTCCCACGGGGACCGCGCCGACGACGGCCGACGGACCCAACGTCGAGGTCTGGAACGACCTCGTCTCGCCGCGCGACCTGCTCGTGAGCCTCCTCGTCTCCGCCGCCTGCGCCGTGGTCTCCCTCGTCATCGCGGGAGCGACCGGCTCCGAGCCCCTCTTCTGGGGCCTGGGCGGTTGCGTCCTCGGCTTCGTCATCAGCTGTCTCGTCGTGAGGCCCAAGCGCGAGGTCCTCCTCACCGACGATCGCGCTGCTGACACCTCCGACGACGCAGCCGCGCTCCCGACCGCGGGGGAGGGGGCCCGATGACACTCGCCATGATCGGAACCGTCCTCGTCGCCGTCCTCGGCGCGATCGTCCTCTACTCCTTCATCGGCTTCATCCCCGGGACCGACGAGACGAGCGTCCTCGCACCCGTCACCCTCACCCTCGTCCTCGCGGGCGCAGCGCCTGAGGTCGTCCTGTCCTTCTTCGTCGCCGCGATCGTCACGCTCAACCTCATGAACGCGATCCCGACGGCGCTCGTCGGCCTGCCCGGCGGCGTCATGAGCGCTCCGCTCATGGAGCACGCCGTCCTCCTGCGCTCCCGCGGGCTCGCGGCGACGACGATCCGGAAGATGGCCGTCGGGTCCGCGATCGGCACCGTCGTCTCCATCCCGCTGTCCTTCGCCCTGGCCGGGCTCCTGGCCCCGATCGCCGAGCCCATCAAGGCCCAGGCGCCGGTCATCCTCGCCGCCGGCGCCGTCCTCCTCGCGCTGCTGGGGCGCAACAAGGTGATCGCCCTCGTCTCGATCATCCCGCTCGCCCTCATGTTCCAGGCGCTGCCAGCGCTCTACCGCTCGGACGGGATCATCGCGGAGGACAAGAGCGTCAACGTCTCCTTCTTCCTCGGCATCACCGTCGGCCCGATGCTCCTCACTCTGCTCGAGGTCCTCAACGCCCGTCTGCGGGCGGCCCTGCCGCACGGGAACCTCACCGAGGCACGCTTCACCCGCGCCGGATTCGACGAGACCGAGCTGCGCCCCTCGCGGCTCGTGACACGGGGAGAGGGCTGGTGGAGCGCAGCCATGGCCGCCGTCTCCACTCCGCTCTTCGTGCTCTCCCCGGTGGGGCTCACCTTCCTGCTCGGCGAGTCCGCGGCGGCCCGCGCCGGCAAGGGCCCCGTCAAGAAGGCTCAGCGGGCCGTCACGGTCATGAGCGCGCTCACCCACTCGACCTACCTCGCGGGCGTCATCATCCCGCTCGTGGCGCTGGGCATCCCGATCTCCGGGGTCTCGGCCGGGCCGGCCGGGCCGCTGTTCCAGGCGGGCACGGTCTACACGCTCGACCACAACCTCCACCACCTGCTGAGCCCCTCGCAGTTCATCGTGTACACGGTCATCGGCGCCCTCATCGCCGTCGTCACCACGTACGTCATCGCGGTGCGGTGGTCGAGCCAGATCACGCGCCTCGTCATGCGCCACGTGCCGCACGAGGCCGTCCTCGCGCTCTTCATCGCGCTCATCCTCGTGCTCGCCTACATCGACGCCGGCGTCGCCAACGTCTTCGGCGTGCTGCTCATCGGCGTCGTCTGCGGCGCCTTCAACCGCCTCGGCGTCTCGTACGGCGTCCAGTTCATGACGCTGTACGCCTCCGCCGGCGTAGTCACCTGGCTCGCGGCGGTCTGACCCGGGAGCGCAAGGCGCACGACGGCGGGGTCGGGCGTCGGCGCGCACATTGTGTACACAATGGTCGAGGTGGCTACAATCGGGACATGGACAGTCTCACCAGCGAGGTTTCGACCCGCGAGCTCCGCAGCGAGCTCTCCGACGTCCTCAGCCGCGCCATGTACGCCGGTGAACGCATCGGCGTGACGCGCAACGGCAAGCTCGCCGCGGTCGTCGTTGGCCCGGCCGATCTCGAGGCGCTCGAGGAGCTCGAGATGGCGCAGGACGTCGCGGCCTACCGCGCGGCGGTCGCCGCCGATGACGGCCAGCGCGTGAGCCTCGAGGACCTCCGGCGCGACCTCCTGTCGTGAGCTACCGCGTCGAGTTCACCTCAGCCGCTGCACGGCAGGTGAGGAAGCTGCCGCGACCCGTGCGCGGCCGCGTGCTCGACGCCGTCGCGCAGCTCGCCGAGGACCCCCGCCCGCACGGGGCGAAGAAGCTCGTCGGGGAACGGACCGCCTGGCGGATCCGCGTGGGCGACTACCGCGTGATCTACGACGTCCTCGACGAGCGTCTCACCGTGACGGTCGTGCGCGCTGCTCATCGTCGCGAGGTCTACCAGCGCTGAGGGTGCTCGCAGTGCTCGGCCCCGCCGTCGTAGCGAGGGGACTCAGCCGCGCGAGCGGCGGGCGAGGCGCTCCAGGTCGATGCCCAGCAGACGCGCACGCTCGGCCGTCTGGCCGGTGACGAGGACGTCCGTGCGCTGCAGGCCCGGCACGTCGCTCGCGCCGACGAGCGCCATGAGGGACCGCAGCTGGCTCGTCCACGAGTCCAGCTCGGCCTCGAGGGCCTCGGGGCCCCCGCCGACGAGGGTGCGCAGGAAGTGGCCGGAGGCGCCGGCCGCGCGGGCGCCCAGCGACAGCGCCCGGACGACGTCGAGCGGGGTGCGCACGCCCCCGGAGGCCAGCACGGGCACGTCCACGGCGTCGGGACCGGCCGCGGACTCCAGGAGGCACAGGACCGCGGACTGACCCCAGCCGGTGAGGTAGGAGTACTCCATGCCGGGGCGGCGCGAGTTCTCGATGGCGACGAAGTCGGTGCCCCCGTTGCCGGCCACGTCGACGGCGGACACGCCCAGGCCGATGACCTCGTCCACGGTCCGCCGGGACAGGCCGAAGCCGACCTCCTTGACGACGACGGGCACGTCGACCGCCTCGACGATCGCGGCGACCGCGTCGGACCAGGAGGAGAAGTCGCGGTCGCCCTCGGGCATGACGACCTCCTGGGCCACGTTGAGGTGGATCTGGAGGGCGTTGGCGTCGAGCATCTCGACCGCGCGGCGCGCGAGCTCGGGGGAGACCGTCGGCCCGACGTTCGCCAGGACGAAGGCGTCGGGCGCGTTGCGGCGGATGACCGAGAAGGTCTCAGCGAGCTCCGGGTCGCGCAGGGCGACGTGCTGGGAGCCGGTCGCGATGACGATGCCGGCGCCGGCGGCGGCGCGCGCGAGGTCAGCGTTGATCGCGGCCGTCTTCGGCGTCCCGCCGGTCATGGCGTTGATGTAGAGGGGCAGGCCCCAGGTGGTGCCGAGGACCTCGGTGCGGGTGTCGACGGCGTCGATCGACGTGCCGGGCAGGGCGTGGTGCATGAAGGCGACGTCGTCGTAGCCGGTGCGGCGCTCCGGGTCGTGGAGGCTCACGGCCAGGGCGACGTGCTCGTCCTTGCGGTGCGCGTGCTGGGCGACGCCCGGCTGGGGCTGCTGGTCGGCTCCGGCCGTCTCACTGGGCCGAGCGGCGATGGGCTGCTCGCTCATCGGTCCTCCGTCCTCGGGTCGCGGGTGTGGACGGCCAGGTCGAGGGGGACGACGCCGACGGCCATCCAGCCGGCGAGGATGGCTCGCTCGTCGACGTGCGGCGGGCACAGCGCGATGCCGCAGTCGCCGCCGCCGGCCCCGGAGGACTTCGCGGCGGCCCCGTGCTCGCGGGCGATCTCGACGAGGCGGGTCAGCAGGGGCGTCTCGATGGTGACGCCGGTCGAGGCGGCGAGCCCCGCCAGGAGCGTGCGGTCCTCCTGGACGCGGGCGGCGACGGCGTCGAGGTCCCCTGACTCCATGGAGCGCACGAGGCCCGCGAGACAGGCCTGGGAGCCGGCGAGGAACTCCTCGTAGTCGAGGGCGGCCGGGGCGGCGGAGTGCGCGCCGTGCTGGACGTCGGCGACGAGCCCGGCGGTGGAGGCGGGGTCGCCGGTCCAGCCGACGAGCAGGTCGACGCCGACGGGAGGCTCGAGGCGCTCGATGCGCAGGCCCGGCCAGTCGGCCAGGAGCATGTCGTCGACGCTGCGCTCGACGCGCTCCTCGCGCATCCAGATGCGGTCCGGGGAGGAGTAGTCGACCCAGCCGGTGAAGGTCGACGCGGCCAGGTCGCCCGCGGAGCCGATGGGCTCGACGGAGTCGGAGGCGAGCAGGCAGAGCTTGTAGACCTCGGTGTCGGTCAGGCGCAGCCCGTAGAAGGCGGCGACGGAGCGCACGGTCGCGACCGTCACCGCGGCGGAGGAGCCGAGTCCGAGCTTGCGGCCGGAGGCGTCGTCGAGCTGGGAGTCGACGTCGAGGTCGAAGAGGCGCAGCTCGCCGCCGCGCTCGCGCACGAGCGACTCGACGAGGCGGATCGCGGAGAGGACGTAGTCGACCGGCGCGCCCTCGACGAGGGCCGTGCCGTCCTCGGGGCGGCGGCGCCAGGAGCGGGTGCCGCCGGCGTAGAGGCTGGAGGCGATGCGCCCGGAGCGGCGTCCGGAGTCGTGGACGGGGGAGACGGTGACCGTGATGAACCGGTTGACGGCGACGAGGACGGCGCGGTGCCCGGGCTCGACGACGGCGTACTCGCCGGCCACGTAGAGCTTGCCGGGGGCCCGTCGCGAGACGGCGCCGTCGCTGACAGTGCGGCCCGCGGTCATCGGTGCCCCGTGCTCGCCCGTGGTCACTCGGCCTCCTGCTCGTAGCGGATCCCGCCGCCGGGTCGGCGCACGCTCACGATCGCCCCGGCCAGGCGCTCGCGCAGCGCAGCGGCGACCTCCTCGGCGCGGGCTCCGGAGGTGACGACCTTGACGTTGGGACCGGCGTCCATCGTCACCCAGGCGGGCAGGCCCTCCTCGCGCAGGGCGGCGACGGCGTGGATCGCCTCCACCGTGCCGGGAAGCCAGTAGAGGATCGCGGGCCTGGCGGCGGCCATCGCGGCGTGCATGCCGAGCGCGTTGCCCTCGGCGACGGCGCCCAGGCGAGGAAGGTCGCGGGCCGCGACGGCGGCGAGGGCCTCCTCGAGGTCCTTCGCCGAGGCCTCCACCCAGGCGGGGTAGAGGGGCGAGGTCGTCATCGTGGCCTGCATGGCCCTGGAGGAGGAGATCGACTTCCGGCCCGTCTCCAGGGTGATGACGACCATCGCGAGGTCGAGCTCCTCGGCGCCGGGGACGGCCTCGGCGTAGCTCGTGGCGTCGTCGGTGCCGGCGTGCCAGACGGCCAGGCCGCCGAAGACGGAGCGGGTGGCCGAGCCCGAGCCGCGGCGAGCCAGGCGGGACAGGTCGGCGTCGTCGAGCTCGAGGCCGGCGGCGCGCGACGCGGCGGCGGCGAGGGCCGCGAAGCCGGCGGCGGAGGAGGCCAGGCCGGCGGCGAGCGGCACGGTGGAGACGGAGGACACGGTGGCGCGCTCGGTGACGCCGGCGCGCTCGCGGACGAGGTCCATGAAGCGCACGACGCGGTCGCGGGCCGTGCCCCAGGGCTTGAAGCCGTTGATGAGGACGACGTCGTCGCCGTCGGCCCCGCCGTCGAAGGCGACCGTGGTGCTGGTCCGGGTGCCGCCGAGCGTGAGGGACAGGCTCGACGTCGTCGGGACCTGGTTGGCCGGGTCGGCCTTGCCCCAGTACTTGATGAGGGCGATGTTGGAGTTGGCGCTCGCCGTGGCCGATCGGGCGGCCGACCCGGTCGTCGTGCCGGCGGCGGGGGAACTGGGCAGGGTCACTCGGAGGCCTCGCTCGCGCGCATCTGGTAGGTCCAGGTCTGGGCGGCGCCGGCCTCGAGGAGGGCGGCGCGGACCGCCTCGGCGTCCGTGTCGGTGGCGGCGAGGGCGATGACGCAGCCGCCGAGGCCGCCGCCGGAGAGCTTGGCGCCCAGGGCCCCGGCGTCGCGGGCGGCCCGGGTGAGCCCGTCGAGGGCGGGGATCGAGATACCGAGCTCGGCCAGGACGGCGTGCGCCGCGTCCATGGCGGTGCCGAGAGCCGCGGCGTCACCGGCGTCGAGGGCCTCGATGGCGGCCTGGGTGAGCGCACCGAGCCTGTTGATCCGCGGACCTACGGCGTCCGGGTCCGCCTCGTAGCGCTCGCGCAGGCCCGCGACGGCGTCGCGGGTGGAGCCGTGGATCCCGGAGTCGGCGATGACGAGGACGCCGCTGACCTGCTGCGACAGGGCCCGCATCTCACCGGACTGGAAGCGGATCGGCAGGTCCGAGGTCGTCGTCGCGGCGTCGAGCCCGGAGGGGCGCACGTGGGCGACCTGCTCGGCGAGGTTGGTGAGGGCCAGGACCTCGACGTCGGTGGCCTGGCGGCCGAAGGCGTCCAGGACGGCCCGGATGATGGCGCCGGCGGAGGCGGCCGAGGAACCGAGCCCGCGCTCGTGGGGGAAGTCCGAGGAGGTCTCGATGGCGAAGGACTGCTCCAGACCGCCGGTGAACTCGCGGGCGGCCTCGAAGGCGCGCACAACCGGGGCGAAGCGCGGTCCGGCCTCGGACAGGGGGCCGTCGTAGTCGAGGGAGGCGAGGGTCGAGGGGCCGTCGATCGGGGTGACCGTGGCGCGCATCTCGAGGGCGTGGAGGGGGAAGGCGACGGCGGCGTGGCCGTAGACCACGGAGTGCTCGCCCATGAGGATGGTCTTGGCCCACGTTCGGCCGTGCCCGACCCGGGCGGCAGGATGCCGTTCCATACTGCCTTCCTGCTCGCCGGTGGTCCCTGAGTGCTCCCCGAGACCCGGAAACCGCCGTCAGAGGGGTGCGCTCGAGGGTAACGGCCCGTTCATCCGCGTGCAAGGCGAACACGAGGGCTCCCACGGCGCACGTGCGTGCCCCTCCTCACGGGGCGCGTGAGCCCGCGACACGGCTCCCGGTGCGCCCGGCGAGACTGTCGCGGGGAGGCGCGGCGGGTTCACGTAGGATCGGCGCGTGCTTCAGACGATGTCCACCGCCTTCATCCGTACCCTGCGCGAGGACCCGGCCGACGCCGAGGTCGACAGCCACAAGCTGCTCGTGCGCGCCGCCTACATCCGCCGCATGGCCCCCGGCATCTACACCTGGCTTCCGCTCGGCCTGGGCGTGCTGCGCAAGGTCGAGGCCATCGTGCGCGAGGAGATGAACGCGATGGGCGCCCAGGAGGTGCACTTCCCGCCGCTCCTGCCCGCCGAGCCCTACAAGGCGACCAACCGCTGGGAGGAGTACGGCCCGACGCTCTTCAAGCTCCAGGACCGCAAGGGCGGCGACTACCTCCTCGCCCCCACCCACGAGGAGATGTTCACCCTCCTCGCCAAGGACATGTTCTCCTCCTACAAGGACCTGCCCGCCGCGATCTACCAGATCCAGACGAAGTACCGCGACGAGGCCCGTCCCCGCGCCGGCCTCATCCGCGGCCGCGAGTTCGTCATGAAGGACTCCTACTCCTTCGACGTCGACGACGCCGGCCTGGACGCCTCCTACCTGCGCCACCGCGCCGCCTACGAGCGCATCTTCACGCGCATGGGCCTGGAGTACGTGCCGGTCAACGCCATGGCCGGCGCCATGGGCGGCTCCCACTCCGAGGAGTTCCTCCACCCCTCGCCGATCGGCGAGGACACCTTCGTGCGCTCCGACGGCGGCTACGCGGCCAACGCCGAGGCCGTCACCACCGTCGTTCCCGACCCGGTCGACGCCTCGAACGAGCCCCCCGCCCGCGTCGTCGACACCCCCGACGCCCCCACCATCGACTCCCTCGTCGACCTCCTCAACAACGAGTACCCGCGTGAGGACGGGCGCGCCTGGACCGCCGCCGACACCCTCAAGAACGTCGTCGTCACCCTCACCCACCCGGACGGCTCGACCGAGCTGCTCGTCGTCGGCGTCCCCGGCGACCGCGAGGTCGACATGAAGCGCCTCGA from Actinomyces radicidentis includes these protein-coding regions:
- a CDS encoding acetyl-CoA C-acyltransferase; the protein is MDDARTARKADDGSVTIGSTAVPAPLEDADVVLVAAVRTPMGRRRGALADRSAVDLGVLAVRGALDAVPAVREDVAQVIVGNVIQAGSGQNVARQVSLGAGLAHEVPATTVNEVCGSGLKAVVLAAQLIQLGRAEVVVAAGTESMTRAPLVSAYDAETRSYGEARPSLMTDALEDAFSGMPMGLTAEEVSQRWRIDRASQDAWALASQQRAAAATATGAFDAEIVPVELTDGTLMTADEPIRGGSTAEGIGALSPVFSEDGVVTAANASPVTDGASAVVLTSASYAREHGLPVLARLSDYEEIAIDPAVMGIAPRFAIPALLERSGHAVGDVDSWEVNEAFAVTTVAATRELGLEPERVNPDGGAIALGHPLGSTGVRLLVTLAHRMVREGQSRGVASLCVGGGLGLAALLERPAGLAGTDDAAGAEGADAGTAVPFYRLSPAERRDRLVADGVLSPTDAEVLASPLGLDADTAAGLIENQVGQTHLPLGVLPGLVVDGRSWTVPMTTEEASVVAAASNGARIVRGAGGFRTEVPGRLMIGQVVLVNPVAEDLPAMVTALRPEIDAAAAQAYPSILKRGGGLREVRVREVAGPDGTSADGARARAFVCVDLLVDVRDAQGANIVDAIAEAVADLLRERLPREEVLMAIISNDATESLVTVSCDVPAHVLVSRRDAAAAGVGAEGGPTADSAEGRAVLEGLGAEQARRIAMASDLAQVDVHRAVTHNKGVMNGVHAVVLSVGNDTRAIEAGCHAWAARDGRYRGLSQWSTTTGEDGGVVLHGEMTLPLPMATVGGSSRALPEARAALGLLGAESAVDLARVAAATGLAQNLTALRALVTDGIQRGHMNLQARALAMAVGATGSRIEAVAEGLRRAERMNEETARSILASFD
- a CDS encoding hydroxymethylglutaryl-CoA synthase, which translates into the protein MPIGIDALEIATPGLYLPMTDLALARDVDPAKFHVGLGQDEMAVAPATVDAVTLGARAAAAVLERTEQADRDALGLIVLGTESGVDASKAMAVMVHGLLAEEYSLPDAVRAFDLREACYGGTAGLLTAVDYVAAHPGRTALVIASDLARYGLRTGGEPTQGAGAVAVLVREDPRLLAIDPATTAVTTDVYDFWRPEGEDVPRVDGKLSNECYMETFTRAWEAHVAATGLDLADYAALCFHLPYTKMGRKALARVLTPEQAAERGLTRIHERYEESIAYSRRIGNCYTASLWLGVASLLDAGSVAAGDRLALFSYGSGAVGELITAAVAEGFEKRRDPAAQRARLDARTALTVEEYEQVLTESLAPAGEGTSGTAFVDDGPYSLTGVDGGIRRYRGPRG
- a CDS encoding tripartite tricarboxylate transporter permease, producing the protein MTLAMIGTVLVAVLGAIVLYSFIGFIPGTDETSVLAPVTLTLVLAGAAPEVVLSFFVAAIVTLNLMNAIPTALVGLPGGVMSAPLMEHAVLLRSRGLAATTIRKMAVGSAIGTVVSIPLSFALAGLLAPIAEPIKAQAPVILAAGAVLLALLGRNKVIALVSIIPLALMFQALPALYRSDGIIAEDKSVNVSFFLGITVGPMLLTLLEVLNARLRAALPHGNLTEARFTRAGFDETELRPSRLVTRGEGWWSAAMAAVSTPLFVLSPVGLTFLLGESAAARAGKGPVKKAQRAVTVMSALTHSTYLAGVIIPLVALGIPISGVSAGPAGPLFQAGTVYTLDHNLHHLLSPSQFIVYTVIGALIAVVTTYVIAVRWSSQITRLVMRHVPHEAVLALFIALILVLAYIDAGVANVFGVLLIGVVCGAFNRLGVSYGVQFMTLYASAGVVTWLAAV
- a CDS encoding type II toxin-antitoxin system Phd/YefM family antitoxin, with protein sequence MDSLTSEVSTRELRSELSDVLSRAMYAGERIGVTRNGKLAAVVVGPADLEALEELEMAQDVAAYRAAVAADDGQRVSLEDLRRDLLS
- a CDS encoding type II toxin-antitoxin system RelE family toxin — its product is MSYRVEFTSAAARQVRKLPRPVRGRVLDAVAQLAEDPRPHGAKKLVGERTAWRIRVGDYRVIYDVLDERLTVTVVRAAHRREVYQR
- the fni gene encoding type 2 isopentenyl-diphosphate Delta-isomerase, giving the protein MSEQPIAARPSETAGADQQPQPGVAQHAHRKDEHVALAVSLHDPERRTGYDDVAFMHHALPGTSIDAVDTRTEVLGTTWGLPLYINAMTGGTPKTAAINADLARAAAGAGIVIATGSQHVALRDPELAETFSVIRRNAPDAFVLANVGPTVSPELARRAVEMLDANALQIHLNVAQEVVMPEGDRDFSSWSDAVAAIVEAVDVPVVVKEVGFGLSRRTVDEVIGLGVSAVDVAGNGGTDFVAIENSRRPGMEYSYLTGWGQSAVLCLLESAAGPDAVDVPVLASGGVRTPLDVVRALSLGARAAGASGHFLRTLVGGGPEALEAELDSWTSQLRSLMALVGASDVPGLQRTDVLVTGQTAERARLLGIDLERLARRSRG
- a CDS encoding phosphomevalonate kinase: MTTGEHGAPMTAGRTVSDGAVSRRAPGKLYVAGEYAVVEPGHRAVLVAVNRFITVTVSPVHDSGRRSGRIASSLYAGGTRSWRRRPEDGTALVEGAPVDYVLSAIRLVESLVRERGGELRLFDLDVDSQLDDASGRKLGLGSSAAVTVATVRSVAAFYGLRLTDTEVYKLCLLASDSVEPIGSAGDLAASTFTGWVDYSSPDRIWMREERVERSVDDMLLADWPGLRIERLEPPVGVDLLVGWTGDPASTAGLVADVQHGAHSAAPAALDYEEFLAGSQACLAGLVRSMESGDLDAVAARVQEDRTLLAGLAASTGVTIETPLLTRLVEIAREHGAAAKSSGAGGGDCGIALCPPHVDERAILAGWMAVGVVPLDLAVHTRDPRTEDR
- the mvaD gene encoding diphosphomevalonate decarboxylase — its product is MTLPSSPAAGTTTGSAARSATASANSNIALIKYWGKADPANQVPTTSSLSLTLGGTRTSTTVAFDGGADGDDVVLINGFKPWGTARDRVVRFMDLVRERAGVTERATVSSVSTVPLAAGLASSAAGFAALAAAASRAAGLELDDADLSRLARRGSGSATRSVFGGLAVWHAGTDDATSYAEAVPGAEELDLAMVVITLETGRKSISSSRAMQATMTTSPLYPAWVEASAKDLEEALAAVAARDLPRLGAVAEGNALGMHAAMAAARPAILYWLPGTVEAIHAVAALREEGLPAWVTMDAGPNVKVVTSGARAEEVAAALRERLAGAIVSVRRPGGGIRYEQEAE
- the mvk gene encoding mevalonate kinase, with translation MERHPAARVGHGRTWAKTILMGEHSVVYGHAAVAFPLHALEMRATVTPIDGPSTLASLDYDGPLSEAGPRFAPVVRAFEAAREFTGGLEQSFAIETSSDFPHERGLGSSAASAGAIIRAVLDAFGRQATDVEVLALTNLAEQVAHVRPSGLDAATTTSDLPIRFQSGEMRALSQQVSGVLVIADSGIHGSTRDAVAGLRERYEADPDAVGPRINRLGALTQAAIEALDAGDAAALGTAMDAAHAVLAELGISIPALDGLTRAARDAGALGAKLSGGGLGGCVIALAATDTDAEAVRAALLEAGAAQTWTYQMRASEASE